From Rhodanobacteraceae bacterium, the proteins below share one genomic window:
- a CDS encoding Heat shock protein 60 kDa family chaperone GroEL, translated as MAAKEIRFSEDARVRMVRGVNALANAVKATLGPKGRNVVLEKSFGAPTITKDGVSVAKEVELADKFENMGAQMVKEVASKTSDAAGDGTTTATVLAQAMIREGMKAVAAGMNPMDLKRGIDKAVTAAVEELKKISKPSSDSKSIAQVGTISANGDEHIGKLISEAMDKVGKEGVITVEDGSGLENELDVVEGMQFDRGYLSPYFINSQQSMQCELEDPYILLHDKKISNVRDLLPVLEGVAKSGKPLLIVAEEVEGEALATLVVNTIRGIVKVCAVKAPGFGDRRKAMLEDMAILTAGTVISEEVGLQLEKATVKDLGRAKKVVVTKENTTIIDGAGDTKGIEGRIKQIKAQIEETTSDYDREKLQERVAKLSGGVAVVKVGAATEVEMKEKKARVEDALHATRAAVEEGVVPGGGVALVRAVHAIKNLKSDNEDQEHGIVIARRAMEAPLREIVANAGEEPSVVLNKVAEGKGNYGYNAATGEYGDMVEMGILDPTKVTRSALQNAASIAGLMITTEAMIGEAPKKEEHNHGGAGGMGGGMGGMGGMDF; from the coding sequence ATGGCAGCCAAAGAAATCCGTTTCTCCGAAGACGCACGCGTACGCATGGTGCGCGGCGTCAACGCCCTGGCCAACGCGGTCAAGGCCACCCTCGGTCCCAAGGGCCGCAACGTCGTGCTCGAGAAGAGCTTCGGCGCCCCCACCATCACCAAGGACGGCGTGTCCGTGGCGAAGGAAGTGGAACTCGCCGACAAGTTCGAGAACATGGGCGCGCAGATGGTGAAGGAAGTCGCCAGCAAGACTTCCGACGCTGCCGGTGACGGCACCACCACCGCGACCGTGCTGGCACAGGCGATGATCCGTGAAGGCATGAAGGCGGTCGCCGCCGGCATGAACCCGATGGACCTGAAGCGCGGCATCGACAAGGCCGTGACGGCCGCGGTCGAGGAGCTGAAGAAGATCTCCAAGCCGTCGTCCGATTCCAAGTCGATCGCGCAGGTCGGCACCATCTCCGCCAACGGCGACGAGCACATCGGCAAGCTGATCTCGGAAGCGATGGACAAGGTCGGCAAGGAAGGCGTGATCACGGTCGAGGACGGTTCGGGCCTCGAGAACGAACTCGACGTCGTCGAAGGCATGCAGTTCGACCGCGGTTACCTCTCGCCGTACTTCATCAACAGCCAGCAGTCGATGCAGTGCGAGCTGGAAGACCCGTACATCCTGCTGCACGACAAGAAGATCTCCAACGTGCGCGACCTGCTGCCGGTACTGGAGGGCGTTGCCAAGTCGGGCAAGCCGCTGCTGATCGTCGCCGAGGAAGTCGAAGGCGAAGCGCTGGCGACCCTGGTGGTCAACACCATCCGCGGCATCGTCAAGGTCTGCGCGGTGAAGGCGCCGGGCTTTGGTGATCGCCGCAAGGCGATGCTGGAAGACATGGCCATCCTGACCGCCGGCACCGTGATCTCCGAAGAAGTCGGCCTGCAGCTCGAGAAGGCCACCGTCAAGGATCTCGGCCGCGCCAAGAAGGTCGTCGTCACCAAGGAAAACACCACCATCATCGATGGCGCCGGCGACACCAAGGGCATCGAAGGCCGCATCAAGCAGATCAAGGCGCAGATCGAGGAAACCACCTCCGACTACGACCGCGAGAAGCTGCAGGAACGCGTCGCCAAGTTGTCCGGCGGCGTGGCGGTGGTCAAGGTCGGTGCCGCGACCGAAGTCGAGATGAAGGAAAAGAAGGCGCGCGTCGAGGACGCCCTGCACGCCACGCGTGCGGCGGTCGAGGAAGGCGTGGTGCCGGGCGGCGGCGTGGCGCTGGTGCGCGCGGTGCACGCGATCAAGAACCTCAAGAGCGACAACGAGGACCAGGAACACGGCATCGTGATCGCGCGCCGCGCGATGGAAGCCCCGCTGCGCGAAATCGTCGCCAATGCCGGCGAAGAGCCATCGGTGGTGCTGAACAAGGTCGCCGAAGGCAAGGGCAACTACGGCTACAACGCCGCGACCGGCGAATACGGCGACATGGTCGAGATGGGCATCCTCGATCCGACCAAGGTCACCCGTTCGGCGCTGCAGAACGCGGCCTCGATCGCCGGCCTCATGATCACCACCGAAGCGATGATCGGCGAAGCGCCCAAGAAGGAAGAGCACAACCACGGCGGCGCCGGTGGCATGGGCGGCGGCATGGGCGGCATGGGCGGTATGGACTTCTAA
- a CDS encoding Heat shock protein 10 kDa family chaperone GroES, which translates to MKLRPLHDRVIIKRLEAETKSAGGIVIPDTATEKPIKGEVVAVGTGKILEDGKVRPLAVKAGDKVLFGKYSGTEVKVDGEELLVMREEDLMAIIEG; encoded by the coding sequence ATGAAGCTTCGTCCGTTGCACGACCGCGTCATCATCAAGCGCCTCGAGGCGGAAACCAAGTCCGCCGGCGGCATCGTCATCCCCGACACCGCGACCGAAAAGCCGATCAAGGGCGAAGTGGTCGCCGTGGGCACCGGCAAGATCCTCGAAGACGGCAAGGTCCGTCCGCTTGCTGTCAAGGCCGGCGACAAGGTGCTGTTCGGCAAGTATTCCGGCACCGAGGTCAAGGTCGATGGCGAGGAACTGCTCGTCATGCGCGAAGAAGACCTGATGGCGATCATCGAAGGCTGA
- a CDS encoding Periplasmic divalent cation tolerance protein CutA codes for MLLLALSTCPDPETAARIARALIEERLAACVNRLPGVQSTYRWQGEIHDDAEVLLLIKTTRERFAALRKRLVELHPYALPELVAIEMAEGLPAYLEWLARETAGP; via the coding sequence ATGTTGTTGCTCGCCCTCTCCACCTGCCCCGACCCCGAAACCGCGGCGCGGATCGCCCGCGCGCTGATCGAGGAACGGCTGGCGGCCTGCGTGAACCGGCTTCCCGGCGTCCAGTCGACCTATCGCTGGCAGGGCGAGATCCACGACGACGCCGAGGTGCTATTGCTGATCAAGACCACGCGCGAACGCTTCGCCGCCCTGCGCAAGCGCCTGGTCGAATTGCATCCCTACGCGCTGCCGGAACTCGTGGCCATCGAAATGGCCGAAGGCCTGCCGGCGTACCTCGAATGGCTGGCGCGCGAAACCGCCGGCCCGTGA
- a CDS encoding Cytochrome c-type biogenesis protein DsbD, protein-disulfide reductase — protein sequence MCGSSLDVIPDMPVVRRFPSPLLLFATLLLAAAGAFAQSVSPGDGLLQVTQAFALKASIAKPGAVALHFDIAPHYYLYRGRIHAKILTPGIAAGALRTPAGIKEHDPYLGDVEIYHGAIDASQPYSAAGAMPAMLKVEVSYQGCHEVEPRICYPPNTQTFTLPTSGGGPVGAADGGDGAARNPITASLATTSRAPASVDAANAQVAGPIDMGLAFALLLAFIGGLILNLMPCVLPVLAIKAVGVLESGESRQRARAHALAYAAGVIATFLAIGLAILGLRGAGHAVGWGTQLQQPLIVAVLACVLFAVGLSMSGVVQFGAGLGNLGSGLTQRGGAAGHFFTGVLAVVVASPCTAPFMGVALAYALVAPPSHELLVMLALGIGLALPLTLIGLVPALARLLPKPGRWMETLKQILAFPMYLSAVWLVWVLAHQRGADAVALVLVTMVLLAAASWWHGRGGPARRIGHAFTLALVLAGLASLYAIAQVAPPARAAASDGSSVAFSPVKLQSLRAAGTPVFVDIGADWCVTCKANEYAVLDTRGFKNLLAQTGAVYMKGDWTDVDPEIGAYLKQFHSPGVPLYVVYPRGGGAGRALPTVLTASVVRAALETASR from the coding sequence ATGTGCGGTTCGTCGCTCGATGTGATTCCTGACATGCCCGTTGTCCGCCGATTCCCCTCGCCCTTGCTGCTGTTCGCGACGTTGCTGCTCGCCGCGGCCGGCGCCTTCGCGCAAAGCGTGAGTCCCGGCGATGGCCTGCTGCAGGTGACGCAGGCGTTCGCGCTGAAGGCGAGCATTGCCAAACCCGGCGCGGTCGCGCTGCATTTCGACATCGCGCCGCACTATTACCTGTACCGCGGCCGCATCCACGCGAAGATCCTGACGCCCGGCATCGCGGCCGGCGCGCTGCGGACGCCTGCAGGCATCAAGGAGCACGATCCCTATCTCGGCGACGTCGAGATCTATCACGGCGCGATCGATGCATCGCAGCCGTACAGCGCGGCCGGCGCGATGCCCGCGATGCTGAAAGTCGAAGTGAGCTATCAGGGCTGCCACGAAGTCGAGCCCAGGATCTGTTATCCGCCGAATACGCAGACTTTCACCTTGCCGACGTCCGGCGGCGGACCGGTCGGCGCGGCAGATGGCGGGGACGGGGCGGCGCGCAATCCGATCACCGCTTCGCTGGCGACGACGTCCCGCGCACCGGCGTCCGTCGATGCGGCCAATGCGCAGGTCGCGGGTCCGATCGACATGGGCCTCGCATTCGCCTTGCTGCTCGCTTTCATCGGCGGGTTGATCCTGAACCTGATGCCCTGCGTGTTGCCGGTGCTGGCGATCAAGGCGGTCGGCGTGCTGGAGAGCGGCGAGTCGCGCCAGCGTGCACGTGCGCACGCGCTGGCCTACGCCGCAGGCGTGATCGCAACCTTTCTCGCGATCGGGCTCGCCATCCTGGGCCTGCGCGGCGCCGGCCATGCGGTCGGTTGGGGCACGCAGTTGCAGCAGCCGCTGATCGTCGCGGTGCTGGCGTGCGTGTTGTTCGCGGTGGGCTTGTCGATGTCGGGCGTGGTGCAGTTCGGCGCGGGCCTCGGCAATCTCGGCAGCGGCTTGACGCAGCGCGGCGGCGCGGCCGGACACTTCTTCACCGGCGTGCTGGCGGTGGTCGTCGCCAGCCCCTGCACCGCGCCGTTCATGGGCGTCGCGCTGGCCTACGCGTTGGTGGCGCCGCCTTCGCACGAATTGCTGGTGATGCTGGCGCTCGGGATCGGGCTGGCCTTGCCGCTGACGCTGATCGGCCTCGTACCCGCACTGGCGCGGCTGCTGCCGAAACCCGGACGCTGGATGGAAACGCTGAAACAGATCCTCGCGTTCCCGATGTATTTGTCGGCCGTGTGGCTGGTGTGGGTGCTCGCACACCAGCGCGGCGCAGACGCGGTGGCGCTGGTGCTGGTGACGATGGTGTTGCTGGCCGCGGCGTCTTGGTGGCATGGCCGCGGCGGTCCGGCGCGGCGGATCGGACACGCGTTCACGCTGGCGCTGGTGCTGGCCGGACTGGCATCGTTGTACGCAATTGCGCAGGTCGCACCGCCTGCGCGCGCCGCGGCATCGGATGGAAGCAGCGTCGCTTTCAGCCCCGTGAAACTGCAATCGCTGCGTGCGGCCGGCACGCCGGTGTTCGTGGACATCGGCGCGGACTGGTGCGTCACCTGCAAGGCCAACGAATACGCGGTGCTGGACACGCGGGGCTTCAAGAACCTGCTCGCGCAAACCGGCGCCGTTTACATGAAGGGCGACTGGACCGACGTTGATCCCGAGATCGGCGCGTACCTCAAGCAGTTCCATTCGCCGGGCGTGCCGCTGTACGTGGTGTATCCGCGCGGCGGCGGCGCGGGGCGCGCGCTGCCGACGGTGCTGACGGCTTCCGTGGTTCGCGCGGCGCTGGAAACCGCCTCGCGATGA
- a CDS encoding 3-dehydroquinate dehydratase II, producing MAKILVLHGPNLNLLGEREPEVYGRTTLADIDVTLIRQAEAAGHTLTSCQSNAEHELVERVQAAKRDTTAFILINPAAFTHTSVALRDALAAVAIPFIEVHLSNPHAREPFRRQSYFSDLAAGVVAGFGADSYRYALDAAIKRLAGA from the coding sequence GTGGCGAAGATTCTGGTCCTTCATGGTCCCAACCTCAACCTGCTCGGCGAACGCGAGCCGGAGGTGTACGGCCGCACCACGCTGGCCGACATCGACGTCACGCTGATCCGGCAAGCCGAAGCGGCCGGCCACACGCTGACCAGCTGCCAGTCGAACGCCGAACACGAGCTCGTCGAGCGGGTGCAGGCGGCCAAACGCGACACCACGGCCTTCATCCTCATCAACCCGGCGGCGTTCACGCACACCTCGGTGGCGCTGCGCGACGCGCTGGCCGCCGTCGCGATTCCTTTCATCGAAGTCCACCTGTCGAATCCGCACGCGCGTGAACCGTTCCGCCGCCAATCGTATTTTTCCGACCTGGCCGCGGGCGTCGTCGCCGGTTTCGGCGCCGACAGTTACCGCTACGCGCTGGACGCCGCAATCAAGCGGCTTGCCGGCGCCTGA
- a CDS encoding Biotin carboxyl carrier protein of acetyl-CoA carboxylase translates to MDLRKVKKLIELLEESNLSELEIKEGEEVVRLSRFPAAGMPAPQVIAAPAPVAAAPVATPAPAAAAPASTTSATPTEPGLPPGTVVRSPMVGTFYAASSPGAEAFVKVGQQVKVGDPLGVIEAMKMFNQIEAEVAGTVLAIVAENGQAVEFDQPLFVIG, encoded by the coding sequence ATGGATCTCAGAAAAGTCAAAAAACTGATCGAACTGCTGGAAGAATCGAATCTCTCGGAACTCGAGATCAAGGAAGGCGAGGAAGTCGTCCGTCTGTCGCGTTTTCCTGCAGCCGGCATGCCTGCGCCGCAGGTGATCGCCGCGCCCGCGCCCGTTGCCGCCGCACCCGTGGCGACGCCCGCGCCGGCTGCAGCAGCGCCGGCGTCCACCACGAGCGCAACGCCGACAGAACCCGGCCTGCCACCGGGCACCGTGGTGCGTTCGCCGATGGTCGGCACCTTCTACGCCGCGTCCTCGCCGGGCGCGGAAGCGTTCGTGAAGGTCGGCCAGCAGGTCAAGGTCGGCGATCCGCTGGGCGTGATCGAAGCCATGAAGATGTTCAACCAGATCGAGGCCGAAGTCGCCGGCACCGTGCTCGCCATCGTGGCCGAAAACGGCCAGGCGGTGGAATTCGATCAACCGCTGTTCGTCATCGGTTGA